attgcatgccaagattaggcaaaaaaaatgtttatatttttttaaactctagaTAAAAATGTACGCAGTTTGgagtaaataataattttatattttttgccatgtttcgCTGTAGCCAACGgtgatttttagtgatttttccgtGAAGAGgtgtgttttcaaaatcaatccgaagttggctgatgcactagcaaggtaggttcatttaagattttttccgaagatcataattttatttgcagtttgtcaagtgaaaaaaatttatttcgtaatcatttgaattcaattgtGAACAAAGCTTTGCAGAATGTTGCAATATGCGATTTTctgttatgtttgatttttttttcattttttggcgtatgtttgacatcaaaaacaccaaaatgcattttggcaggccaagataaggagcatgccaaattaaggctcacttaccctaggcatcctggaaaatggaagacttgcgtcattcatttttcttttcagcgtattatctcTTACATATtgctatgcattgcagatattactacggccaggccaaccatgtgatgaaaaccgcaaaagatacaggatacaggggaggaatgaagcgtggagatccctaccaaacgcttcatataatatttttatatatatacagtaccgttcataattgtatagaaattggaagcacgcgcactgtcacttcgactttgtccttccataacttttttactatgatgatattttttgatcaatttttttgcgttagatagatcaactatcacactgttATATCAcacaatttgagctttctgCAGTTTGTGTGGcttgagaaacagtaattctacgaaaatcggactttttggatttttttcattcaaactgcaatatctctgaaactaagctacattttttatagaaattttgcacagtgattgttgaaatataaagctagcatgtctgaagttttcgaaaagttctagcgatgagatcaaaagttacgctagtgatatttcaacaatcactgtgcaaaatttcaataaaaaatgtagcatagtttcagaaatattgcagtttgaataaaaaaaaatccaaaaagtccgattttcgtagaattactgtttctcaggccatacaaacttcagaaagctcaaattgtgTGATATaacagtgtgatagttgatgtATCTAACGCAAAagaattgatcaaaaaatatcatcacagtaaaaagttatggaagatcaaagtcgaagtgacagtgcgcttgcttccaatttctatacaattatgaacggtactgtaaatTTATGCCATTTGGAAAagtatatatgaaaaattgaaacatcaaatgctGTTACGGAATTAGGAATTTACGATACTTACCAACATTAAACTGACCGCAATAACAAATAGAGAATAGAATATTACAATTGGGTTgctgtagatcagctattttGCCTTCGTATCTTTCCGTCTACTCTGTGGATAGTATGAGGGGTTAATGATCAGTAAAATTATTAGTAAACGGTTGAAAAACTTAGCAATTTGGCTTAGTTACCTGCAGTTTGAATTTCTGTAGCTGGGTACAACCTCTTCCAGCCtatcaaaaaattctttaattacCAAATTAATAGACTAACAAAGCGTTCCTCTATTcagttaaaaatgtttcaatcatTATGATTCACTTTTTAGAGCAATTCAAATTTAACGAAACAGAAAAACGCCCAAACGTTCGCTAAGCTCTTTATCATAATTAGTTTTAGAtacgtcaaaataaaaaaaaactcgatggGCTGGATAAAGCCAGGCTTTGGACTCTTTTTAGAGCCCAACAAGAGCGGTGTAACAATCAGCTCCgctctttaaattttgttgtgagCGGAGCAAGAGTGGTCGATTGGAGCGGAGTGACCATACACACAGAGAGCGTTTTTCGTCACTCACAtaacactcaaaattgaaatgagcACTCTATAAGAGCGTCACCTAAAGAGTCCTCCTAAGGTGTACACAATGTGCGCCCAGGTAATTAATTGATGGTGCTGTTCGCTTTGGTTCGTATCTAGCtgcttttttcgaaaatgaatcaaaaagttAATAACATCAAGCCggaattaatgaaaataatataatataatacacTTTGGTAAAATATAAGTCTCTATCTAACAACAAACCAAACGAGCCACGCCTAGAACCTATACGACTGTTCTTCACCGGGTGAAACTAAATTGCTCCCCCACGGTGGGAAAGGTAGCATAAGTGATCTGCAGTATAGTGGTGCTGATTGAACATTGAAAGTTAGTTTCACAGTCCGCTAGCTAGTGTCGAGCGAGGGTGTTATTAacaagatttgttttggattcatgaaataaaatcaatatcaaTACCAACACTAGCATATACTAGTAATGCCCAAAATGTTTTCCAGAAACAAGTTgatgacggttttaacgagttttcttgatcattaaggataaaaaaataacatttataatattaacaaatgcttgtttataaattttaccttgcttttaaacatttataatcaaaaaaagaactattatggtgcatacatttaggggcaaaaattaaaataattgctaaatagtttgagctacaaaatacaaacgaaattttaccttcacacattcctctaggccctcccactatttccattttcattcaaagttaaccatgtgatagggttcctatccatttgtccaatatggtcttactcttggaaaagtcctttttttttaaatcaaaaatttatcacgaaatgactataaaaatagtactataactatacatatacaaagtgAAAAAATAGCTCTTTCACATTCAAAAACCCGTTTGCTTGTaaatgctttttagttttatcatgagagctgtttgtttgcaagccttggaaaaaacagatattttgggatttttaaattagatttttactaatagaaaaaaaattttaaatacaaaccaaattacgtgattttttaaattttgaagtaaattttttttcaagatttttaagtcttttggcatcaaaattaaaatttcgattttttctgatttcctttggtcccccccTAGGAGATTTTTGAGGGCAACAAACCATCAATTTGAGCGCTGTGAGGCACCCCAAAATAAATCCGAATTAGTTGAAATTTCGCAAGgttagttttttgggccaatctacaaatgTTTATGAgcagttttcgaaattcaacttcacccatttggctgccatcCTAACGCAAATACATATGCTTGATTTGTGAAGCAATTAACATTATAGATTCAATCTTGAGTAGAAATAATGTCTTCATAAAAATTACGTTCAGTTTCACGACGCGTTTTCGGCTTATTTTCACTCCAACCAAATAGCACAAATAGTATCACGTGATTTAAAAGCTTAGTACTGTGTGCAGCATACTTTTAAATCTAATAATGCGTAAAGTGTTAAATTACTCGAACCTGTTTGAAATGGAGACAATttaagtatttcaaaatttactataTAACCATTTATAAGATGCTTTGTTAAATATTTCAGGGTACATTTGAAGAGCTTTCTTATAgttattcagcggaaaatttcctttagagaatttgaaaatcggaaaaaagaTAAGATGGCTCGGCTTAAGAGAGAAatatatttcttattttgaacaaaatttaaattttttttatacaaacctGCATATATAACTTTACTCTTGTAATCGTTACTTTCAAATTCTGAACGAATTTGTTGAGACCTACGGGTTTTAgtaattcgaaaatgacttcatatGAACTCAGAGCAACGTAGATGTCTactaattttattgaaactttctcaaaaattacccaagtttttatcaattttatcctgAATTTCTCATTAATTCAACAAGATGGATAGATAACACAAAGATTAAAaccaaaatgcaaaactttatTTATGATTATAAGGTAAAAACTacagaaatgacgaaaatttataaaagaagACCAACTTAAGGTATTTCGTAACGTTTAtgagtgttttttatttttaaaattttgcttattttgttattcgaaagatttttatttttatctttgagatcaattttccaatttgaaactcGGTGTTATTTGTCGTTGTGTcgtattttatatatagattCAAATATTTTCGGACAACCCTTatggaaaaaagaattttgtgattttcagcgaGTTGTGAAATTCTTAAACATTCCAGATAATTCCCCCAGAGATCTGAAAAAATAGTAGTGCAGTGTTTTATGCAATTTCTAAGTCATATGGCATAAAATAGTCATCAAAATGTacagacaagtttttttttatttgataatgaaattttcccCATTCATCTATTGTCATAATATGTAATTAAGTAGATTTacattacataaatttcatgaaaacattgaaatgtGAACCTCGACACCAAGCACTTGCACGCTTTGCTTTCAAAGCGCCGCCTAAAGAATTCCATTAATGAACGTCTTTTTTTGGTACGCACATGATTGGAAGGACGGTTTCCTAAAACACACTTCATTTCCCTAAGAGCGCGCTCTAAGAGCTACACTGACGGAGCACACATCACTCATGTAAGTGAGTGTCGAAGATTTATTTTTCGGGAAGCTGAGCAGAGTGTGTGCGGTTTAGCGCTCACAAGAGTGTGGGTTCCACTCCTCTTTGTGAAGCTTTGTTCTTGCACTTATGAGTGACACCTCAGGAGCCGTCCGAAGCCTGGATAAAGCTTACATGATCAGTTCTGTAAAGCTAGCTCTTGAATGAAAACTTAGGCACTCAAGTTTCTATGGAACAAGTGAAACATtcctttgaaatatttcctgcAGTGAAGCAAAAATGGACGCAGAGAACTGAAATTGCAAATTATTGCAAAGCAAaataaactttgtttaaaaaaaaaacatgaaaattcttTTACACAGATTGTCAACCgagtataattgaaaaaaaaaaatctacttatcCTCATAAGGTTCAGACTCCGGCTCCTCACCATTCGCAAGAAGAATGCCGTGGTACCTTCGTCTGGGCTTCTAGGCAGTAGCATTCCTGGGCAATCTGGGTGGTGCAGCACTTCCCTCATGCACTTTATcacatttgaaaatatcaattttcagaTCTGCACCAAACTTTCAacacaaaacttcaattttcttCGTTTACGCACtcgaaaactaataaaatttctctattgaaagatttttcaactccaatatttcaattttttttcaactccaaaaccGGGAAATATTTTGGCAAATAAGGGAAAACATACATTAATTATTGTCTAAATATCGAGAATTGAAACattattattcaaaaacctATCAGctgattttaaaatgtatttaagGCTTTCATTCAATAGACCACgatattttgataaaagtatatcacaaaaataaaaaattataataactcGATTTGAGCTTTTTTGCCCATttatgcaaataatgtgaaaaaattcgGGGAAAATTCGAAcatttgtgttttttaaatctgagaCGAGGACGGTCTGTTCTTGAATTTTGAACTAGAAAGTTGGgctaaaaccgagcaatctgacaaactcaatttagaaaaaaaatgattaaggtacaccggggtaagtggggacgcggggtaagtggggacggtggctatttAAACAATACTGtccactatttttttcaaacttttaatgcagaatgttaaatttacttgtaatctatccaataactgtaaaagagatacaGTTCCGACGATtgcggatgtttacggtgactttttgtaaattttctatttttaactacgatgtggagttgatgtgcatctttttcaatcgcaaatttctcaAACCAATTAGGAAAAGAATGACggttaaaaatatagaaaaaagggtttatttgcaaaaatctaaaattttgattccaaaccctacctggggtaagtggggacggctttataaatacttgatgtttacacattttttcaattttctcttcttcattcaatacaatttagctttatttaacATTCAGATCATGCAAAGTTgggaaaattacttttttttctaaaataagtatatattCTCGATAATATCGGATTACACACAAAAATCATTGTAAGATGCCTTATAaatagtaccatgaactttttttaaaatttcggacggttcgagcaataaagtaacgtattcaaccaaaaaaacacaaatttgttgaaaatttcctgagaaatcaaagggaaaatctaccgtctccacttaccccataaagcggggtaagtgaagacaccagcagtccataacaatttacgtgataacttttttcgctttgcgtctatcaagcttatctcttcagcatttgtgaacaacatgttctgcatcacattgaacgcgattttatcaaaattgacccactgctgattttttaatgattttttaaagttgaactatacgaaaaaccgttcccacttaccccggtgtaccttataattttaatgacagaactgaaaactgtttttcatttaaatggTGTTATAATCCTTTTAATAATTCTTTGCAAAAATCTATTAGAAACCTTAAATATATTTCAGAATATTATCCTAACAACTGCAAAACTTTTCTTTatgctaaattttgtttattatgtcaTCGTTAAGcatgtatttatttaaaaaaaattaaaacaacttcataaagtaagtaaaaaatattttctttttgcaaaaatactttgATGGAAATTCTATATCtaacacaatcaaaaaacaaaagtatACTCTCACATTTACAATAGTAAAATTCTAGCATGCGCAATTCAGCGGTcggttttaaagttttctttttaaaatacttcCATTCCTGAATAATAGATTTAAATATAAAGTGTAAATGATTAAGTTCCTGTGAACAAAATCCACAAACTCGGTAGAGTTCGTTATGCTTAGTCAAAACTATAAAGAGAAAATCTATCGAAGAgtgttaacaaaaaataaatatgatgaCTTAAGATATAAGATTATTctaataaacaaattaataaatagATCAGAACGGGCTCACCAAGGCAGGATTTTAAGATTCATTTCAAGCTCAAATTCATCGAGTCCAGTCCCGTCCAATTCTTGAGGTTCGTTTGTTGGCCGATTTGATGGCACTTCGTTTCTCGGAAATGAAATGTAGTAACGCCATGGTGAATTAAAACGGATATCTTCTTGAAAACtcgttttagatttttttctgttcacgttcacatggtccgattttgcgtttttttaatttaaaaatttcacttctgaacttaaaaaatttacacaataaTTTTCTCGGAGCCGACCGATCACTAATTTTTCTCATGGCCAACTTCTCCTGGTCAAATTCCTGTATTTACGTAGAACtgttaaaaagaaaatctacttatgtttctttttctcagaagtcaaaattactcatttAATGAAAACCCTTATTTTCAATGGCTATGtaacattttacagttttttttttaaattatacgtAAATATTTTGCACTGCCAAACCTGTCAAAATCAGctcttatattttttgtataaatgtGATTTTTGTTGCCTCATGTTATCAGAAATTGATccttcattttattattttttaaatatttctaaaaattgtttcaaaatatagGGAAAATTGTAAGAAATTCCAGGAACATTATATCACaaacaaacagacaggacactcggTTTTGGTTTTTCGCAAACTCTGTCGAAGCTAGGCAGAGTCGACACTAGAGTGCACTAAaatcatttgaaagaaaatccgATCTTTTAATCATGGTAGCAGTGCAATTATATGTTCATCTCCATGGTGCTTGTATGTTGTTGATTTTCGTTTGTTGTTATTTGCCAAAGTTTTATTGTCGTTGATTTTGTGGTAATTTTAGCCTGAAGAATTTGGCTATTAgattcaatgataaaaaaatgaacggAACCGTGTATTGAAAGCTGATCGAACCAGTGAATGAATTCAAAGAAATTGTTAAGGTATGTGTGCAATCACCGTAATTCCCCGAAGGTCGTGACAAAACAATAATCtaacaacataaaaaatttcattttaggcGATACCAGTCGTGTCAAAGGTTTGCGAATGAAAATAGGACACTTCTCCTTTAAACAGTTAACCGCCGCAATTCAGCTGAAAGAATAGTCAATGGATTTAGGAGAtagaattttcgtgaaaaaagtctTAGCGAGAATGTGTTTTATAGCAGTTCTAGCTACCAGAGAGCGAATTGATTTCATTCGAGCGATACGGGAATCACCCAAatgcaaaattaagaaaaaatgagCGGAAATAATGAGAATATGTTCACagttctaaaataattatttgtatAAATATGCTGACTCTTGAGAAGGACGGTTAGACAGCAGAATTCGTTTATATAAAGTGTAGAAGATCtttgaaataaagttttccccaaatttgaaaaactataaaaactaTGACTCAAACTTGAGACTCAGCTCATATTATCCTTTTTAATCATTAGATCAAAATCTCTTTAGACTTCATAAGTACCTATTCCAAATTGTTGGACTGTGTATTGACTCAAAAACCGTCTTCGTTAAAAACGCGTTTGTTGTTCCTGCATGAAATGGAAACACAGATCCTGAATAACCGTTGgcaatttttaactattttaaacCAAAGGGAATTCACGGAAATCAAGAAACACCATTTTGTATTTTCAACACAACATTCATTTCATGcacaaagaaaattaaaacagaaaGATTCAAGAGGTTCAAATCGGTTCCAAACATTGACTTCCGTTACTTGATGCTGGGTTGTCCTTTGGTTTGTTGCAGCTGTCTGTAATTGGGCATCTTTTCCTCTAGTCGAATCAATTTGatattcataatttgtttccTGACGCTAAAAAAAGAACAATCAATACTACGTATTTCATTACCGTTACCTGTGACCTCCAGGACGGTTAAGCTGTTTTTATAATGATAATCTTTATTGCAATCACGgttcattgaaaacaaaaatttccctAGAAAATTATTACACCAGCACAAACGATTGCTTGTTTACACTTGAGTTATAAATTCCAAGATATCATGGCTTCCTACTATGGTTTTCTTTACAATCCCGATGTTGGTAGGCAATGTCGGCAACAGATGGCAGTCTTATCGCTTTGCGAAAAAATAGTCAGATTTTCTTCAGAGTgccctgtctgtttgtctgtgattatattattgttattttattcATACCCTCTTTGTTGCAAAGTTGTTACCATTCCAAACATGGTCTTACCCATgtaacattttcatttcattcgtttcagattgaaaaattttaaaattcagatatttttatattttatttcaaaatttaatttagattttgaaataaaatttttaattcacaatTTCAGAGTTAATAAAAACACGGTTTTTTCGATTCACTATtctggaaaatattgttttgttggaaaatatcagagttttgaaaaaagtttcaagttcATAGCGATTCTATAATCAAAAACTTATCTCAAATacgttcttaaaattttattctattcaactaaaagtgaattttttatttgataaatgatATGACAATGAGAGATTCATAAATGAGCTCGTTAGTCATCTATCTTAAGTTCCTggtaaacaaaatacaaaaatcacctttttatcaacattttctcgCTATAAAGTTGTATCAAGGAATATCGGAAAAAgttagatgaaaaatggtttaaaaaaagtttgaatttcatctctaattttgaaatttttaaaaatacctCAATTTTTGTTCAATGAGAACAAATTGGAAGAAAAGGGGCACCCTTCCCCctacataacttttttaaaatgaacgTTTTGAACTATATGATGGAATTTAATAATACATTCTTTTATTTGTCTTTAATGTTTTTAACTCGTAAAGGACTCAATCTGTTGTCAAAACTTCCATTGGACCCCCATGAGTAAGGTTGCcggaattttttcagcaccaaTACGGGCCGgacaatctgggcaattttctttaaaaacctgTCAACGTacgggcatttcatttctaaattgattactcaacagaaattaagataaataaaagaaaaaaacattttttttcatcaaaattcataaacagattttaaatcgtattttaggtttcgaaaaatccattcatgattatttttgcaaaattttctcaaaaatttttgttttggtggctgaatgaaaaaaaatttacaacacaattattattttttgtttgatttgccaaataaagtgaataaattcgggcaaaatccgggaatttttaaatgaaaaccgGGCAACCAAGCcgagccggactgttcccaatttattttttatttttatgcaagttttaatggcattgcggtgaacgtaacgacgaaaattcttgataaaagAATTAcagactgaaaattaaatgacggatagataaagcagatgcttagtaggagaaaatttacagatgtttttttttctcgattgatTTTAAGCATCTTATGGCTTATTCATGCCGAAAcattttacagatgttgaaaacgagccaagagcatattttatggaaagcttcaaaggtgcgttctagactctttgtcccacatcagttgAATGGCTGGGAGAAGTCTAGGGTCTAGGAatggtctagaacgcacctttgaagctttccataaaatatgctcttggctcattttcaacatctgtgaATTTTCACATACTAAGCGTttgctttatctatccgtcatttaattttcagtctgtaattcttctatcaagaattttcgtcgtTACGTCACCGCTATGCCATTAAAACtagcataaaattataatcaacggtgactattcgttagaagaaaaaaaagttcccaaattttgtatcaaatatcggggcaaacccggataaaaccgggcaatcttacCCATAAGGTTATACCCATCTACCATCTTGTTATGTAGTTTGAATAAAAGTatcttaaaaatatgttttcattttcttttttttcgcagTGCAATTTCGAGTTCCAGCATTGACCGGATAAGTCAAATTCGGCAGTCAACTGGAGATGATTCGGTGCTAGCAGCGGGTGGTGTTCATAAACGTCAATCGATCAGTAGCCAAGGAACGAGTAGTGTCGGTATTGATCCGGAGGTAGTTGTCGATAAAACTTTGGGACGAGATAGGTTGAATTCCACCTCTCACTATTCGACAGAAAAAAGTGGATCCTCGGGATATTACAGTACAAACATCTACTTCGCCGGAGGATCGGTGGTTGATGAACACATTTACTACGAACCGGTTGATCGAGGCCGAAAACCTTCAACAGATGGGAGAGGTAGTGTAAGCAAACCGATTGTCCGAACACTTGATAAAAAAGAAGGAATCCTGAAGAATGGCAAAAGTGGTACCGTTGCAAAAAGTGGTCAGAAGAATGGAAGAGCGTTGGAAAAGTATTACTTTCCAGCCACGTTAGAGAACTTATCCAACGATGTAACGATAATGCGCGCCAAGCGGACGAGTAATGAGAAGCTCACTGACATTGTGGAAAGCTCGGACGGGACGATTCCGAAACCAATTTGGCCAATGGATGCGGACGATTCGCTCGCGGACATCAATTTGGAGGCGTTCCGAATGCGGAACAATAGCCAACAAAATTTGATAGGATTCGAAAGTCCCGCCTCTTCACACACGGACAATGAACTGTATGCGATCAACAAAAAACTTAATGATGAAACCACTAGCGAACAACAGAAATCTCAGTACGAGGAATATCTCGAGTTCCACAATACCCGCAACATTTTGGAACAGATTCGTGGCAAGCTTAATACACTTCTGGAACAAAGAAttgaaaatcagaaaacaaATTCTGCGAATGGCCGTGGACCAGCAAAACCATCGCCTGCAGAAATCGAATTGGAGAACAAGATAGCAAATCTCAAATCAGATCTTGAAAGCTATTTACAGTCGATGAATCAGAAGAATgagaacgaaataaaaaatttctgccGAGGAATGTCCAAGGATGCAAAGGTGCTAGCAGTACAGAACGCAGTTGAGCATCGGAATCGTTCGCGTAGTTCATCGGTCAATTTAGAAAACGAGTATGACGTATTGAAGGTGCCTCGAGGAGTCATTCAACCTTTCTACAGTTCCTCCGTTCATCAGCGCACGTTGAAAAGCTATCCTAAGGTAGAACGTAGTTCAGACGATCCACATCCGTCGCATTTCGAAACGGTGTATGTCGAAGATGGGTTCGATGTTCGGCAGTTGACACGACCGGCTCCGAATCCATTTGCCCAGGAAGCCCGGACTGCCCAGATGTTGACTTACCAGCGGCCGCAgcatcaacatcaacatcagcatcagccGCAGCCAATCTATGAGCAGCATCGGGGTGGCGAAAGGAGACCTAGCAAAGTGACGCTCGAGATACCGACAGAGAGTAAAGCAAGCAGCATCCGATCGGGTTT
This sequence is a window from Uranotaenia lowii strain MFRU-FL chromosome 3, ASM2978415v1, whole genome shotgun sequence. Protein-coding genes within it:
- the LOC129753982 gene encoding uncharacterized protein LOC129753982 — protein: MSSWAEKRTTALNAEIVPDPGEPADNASSSSTAATSSGGSKFPLRKIGDLLRNKLRSSGSYSVKSLNESIVQECKIVEKPALPNDVENVPPTPTASAPVPTTHTHTHSHSHSQTKTQTKANHPTTHSAAVGQTAEVTNPIAVVVAVNEKPFRAPPSTATGDDGSGIVIAGTGSTASGSGIRSRKMGTFNRTMQRPKSAISSSSIDRISQIRQSTGDDSVLAAGGVHKRQSISSQGTSSVGIDPEVVVDKTLGRDRLNSTSHYSTEKSGSSGYYSTNIYFAGGSVVDEHIYYEPVDRGRKPSTDGRGSVSKPIVRTLDKKEGILKNGKSGTVAKSGQKNGRALEKYYFPATLENLSNDVTIMRAKRTSNEKLTDIVESSDGTIPKPIWPMDADDSLADINLEAFRMRNNSQQNLIGFESPASSHTDNELYAINKKLNDETTSEQQKSQYEEYLEFHNTRNILEQIRGKLNTLLEQRIENQKTNSANGRGPAKPSPAEIELENKIANLKSDLESYLQSMNQKNENEIKNFCRGMSKDAKVLAVQNAVEHRNRSRSSSVNLENEYDVLKVPRGVIQPFYSSSVHQRTLKSYPKVERSSDDPHPSHFETVYVEDGFDVRQLTRPAPNPFAQEARTAQMLTYQRPQHQHQHQHQPQPIYEQHRGGERRPSKVTLEIPTESKASSIRSGLARSVIRDNGAGIGIISDGGISVDKSQQWHHLGQQLANSRNLGKAGDVSDFTLQRVILMESLGKNGKRFNDKEKMLLEYHLNKPSYWELYYGANREEQTLPTHTLIRKVKLGAKNAIAVSYPSTRPESDFTLDLPRAEQLRVKMKKEKQLRSRCRWIFYLLSVVFFLLSVMVVSLVLTRGKRMFGSMI